The stretch of DNA GAGTATGATATACTTCTCAATCAGGGCGAAAACAATTCTGTATTTCTTTTAGCCGGAAATGATTCGTTATCGGATACAGAAAGAAAATATTTCAGATATATTCTGAAGGAATTGGGCCAAAATCACACAAACAATCCAATTGTTTTTCCTGAAAGCATTCAGCGAAAGGTCAAAAATTACCCGAATGCCTGGTTTGTCAAATTAACAGGCGATTACATGGCTGCGGCCTGCGAAAATAAAATTCACACGGAATTGATCTCAAAAATTAAATGATTCACCGATTAATTCATTTATTTTGGGACCGGTCAATTGCTGGCGGCGATGCTATTTTCTCCACTGAAACGGAAAAGAAATTCAAACGCTCAGTGATCATCGTAAAATTATTTTACTGTGTTTTATTTTCCATATCCCTTCTTTGTTTGTCCGGCTTCTCTCCCTTTCCGAAGTGGCATACACTTCTTTCTTCGGAAGAACTATTCCTTCCATTATGGCCTGTGCGCTGGATAAATCTGGCGGAATGGTCATCCTCGGTAAATTCTATTATGTTAGCCTTTCCATTAACTACATTTCTGGCTGTTTGTGCCGGAACCCGTTATCGGTTTATCCGCATTGCAGTATTCCTGTCTCTGTTTCTATATCTTGCGTTGGTTAGTTCTTTCGGCAAGACAGACCATTACCTGCATTTATTCCTTCTCGCCTCTTTCTTATTTATTTTTTTGCCTGAGCGATCAAAGAAAAAAGAAATCAACCAGGTAAATTACCTTAAGATCATATGGGGGCTGCAGCTTTTCATTCTTGCCAGTTATTCTGCATCGGGACTGTTTAAAATAGCGGGCATTTTTTATCAATTGTACCAAGGGCAGGTTTCAGCTTTGTCTAACGAAGGGCTGGCGCGGGATATTGCAGCTACCGAATTTATTTCTAACCACAAATCCATTTTAGGAAGTATGCCAAAAAATTTTATTTCACCCGTTTTTACATTTTTGCTGCTGTGCTCCTATTGCATAGAACTTGTATCCGTATTTATTGCTTTCCGCCCTTCCTGGCATAGGATATGGGGAATCCTTCTTATTCTACTGCATATTTTTATTTTACTCAATATAGGCCCGGATTTTAGCTTTCAGGTTGTCTTGATTGCACTGATTCTTGTTAACAGCCCTTTCACCCCTTCCCGGAAAAACCACGAACCATCCTGGAAATTTATTACCAGACCATCGCGGAAAAATTTGCGTACGAGAAAAAATTAATTGTAAAAGAATTAGAGAAGTACGGAATTCACGCAGTGTACACGGCTCCGCAGAATTTAACGGTGAACACGATCAATAAATATCTTGAGTTGAAAGCGAGAGGATTGATCTGAGGGAGGATTACAGATAATACAGATTACTAAAGAGCCCACACGCAAGATCGCTTCACTCGCGATGACCAACGCACAATCTGTATATCCTCACATCCTGTAATCTTCCCAATTCGTATATTCGTATGTATTCGAGTACATCTACTTGGTGACCAATGCTGTGTGCCGTTGGTAACTTTCCCTTCCTAACGAATCCCTAACGCCTATATGGGAATAGTGCATTAGGACTTTTCTGATTTTTCCTTTAGTTTCCTTTGATTAGACAATTGTTCGTATAATTCCTTTATAGATTCAAATTTTTCCTGTTCTTTTTGTCGCCCTTTATATGCTACTACTATTTCGGAAAATTCCGAACCCCATAAATCAAAACCGTACCGAGTTCCACAATCTGTTCTCGATTTGGGAACAGGGCAAAAACAATTCCAAATAAATCCGTTTAATTCTTCCCAAGAAATAAATTTAGATTCATTATGCGATGTATTTCTTTCAACGGAAAAAATAATTGGTCTAATAGTAACTATCCCAAAAGAAACTTTGATTGGACAACTTTTAAAATTATTCTCCTTTTTATTTGGTTTGAGAAGCTTAACCATCTCTTCTGAAATCTGTTTTATTGAATTCTTTTCAAATAAACCAATCCAGTTTAGAATTTTTTCCCAAGACTCTGGAATTAATAAACTGTCATTGAAATGAAGTTGCTGCCCTTTACTCTTAACTTCAGAAACCACAATATCAATATTATTTGGTACTTCAAGATAAGGCGAAGAGTTGTGTTCGGTTTCATCTTGAGAATGAAGGGGAAATCGGACAGCGAGTATGTCTACTTCTCCAATTTCCTTACCGTCTTGATTTGAATGAAGCACAAACCCCGAAGTAAAATATCCATTCAATCTCAAATAGAGTTTGGATAGATTTTCCTGAATGATAGATTCTTCTTTTCTCGTCATTAGTTAACGCTTGTTCAACAAGATAACAAAACGCAGATAGAAATGTTATCACAAAGCAGTGAATCTTCCCAAAAATTGATTGATACCCCACCTTTTCAAGTCGCCTGATGTACACTTTTGTCCTTACCAACATATAAAAACTATGAAAACAATCCACGAAGCAATTAAAGCATTTTTATTCCATTGCCATTACGAAAAAAAACTTAGCTCTAAAACTATGAAAGCATACGAGCTTGACTGCAAACAATTTTTGAACTTTCTCAATCAAGAAAAACTTGCGAAAGAATTAACCTTAATTGACAAGCACTCTATTAAATCGTATTTACATCATTTGAAAGATGTGAAGCCAAAGACTCTTCGCCGAAAAGTTGCAACGCTGAAAACAATGTTCAACTTTCTGGAATTCGAAGACGAGATCTTGATTAATCCATTCAGAAAGATGAGAATTCAAATAAAGGAACCAAAAATGCTTCCTAAAGTAATGACTTTAGTAGAAGTAAAAAAAATTCTTAGTCACGCACAAAGCGAAGTTGGGAGTGAAGAGTATAACATTCGTTCTGTCCGTTATAAAGAGCGAGCCCGCAATCAGGCAATTCTTGAATTAATGTTTGCTACTGGCATGCGTGTTTCAGAAGTGTGTTGTCTTCGACCTGAAGATGTTGATTTGAAATCTGGACAGATAAGAATCATGGGAAAAGGTAGTCGTCAACGTATCATTCAGATTTGTCATGAAGCCGTGCTTCATTCTTTAAGCAAATATGAAACTATGTTTTTCAAACAAGCCAGAAAAAAGGGATGTTTTTTTCTCAATCGACGAAAATCAAAACTCTCAGAGCAATCGATTAGGATTATGATTTCTAAATATTCGAAGAAAGCTGGCGTAGAAAAACATATCACGCCTCACACATTTCGACATTCATTCGCAACGCTACTTCTTGAACAAGATGTTGACATTAAATACATTCAACAATTTCTGGGGCATAGTTCTATTAATACAACGCAGATATACACTCACGTAAATGCAAATAAACAGAAAGAAATATTAAGCGTTAAGCACCCGAGATTATTAATTGCATTGTGAATGGTTAATGCAGGATAACTAAATATTATCTCTTTGAGAAAGATGATTATTCGGAATTAAATCAACGTTTATTCTTGCCACTAAGAGAAAGTGGAGAAATGTCTGCTGATCCATCTGGATGGCTTGACACATATTCCTGTGTAAGTGAGGATAAATCTTTTCCACAAGAAATTCAGAAGTACTACTCTGATTTTTACAGTCAACTGCATCACATTAAAAGAGATATTATACCTCTGCTTTCTTCTTGGGAAAAAAGAGAATTACAACCTGAAAATTTAACCCTTTGCCACTCCGCTACAGTCGGATCAGCTATTGCACTTGCATTTTTGATAGCTAAAGGAATAAAAACTATTATTCTAGAGGCCCCCTTCTATTTTGCCACTTTCTATCAGGCTGAAACGTTTGGCTTTAAGATCATTCGGGTGCCATCGTTCCTTGATCAGCAATTCAAACTATTTATAGATCCGGATTTAATCAAGAAAAATTCTCCGTGTGCTGTTTTTCTTACCCAACCCCGAACTGCACTAGGGATTAATCAAGAAGTCAAAGATCTTCTTGCTTTGTCACACGTATTGGGGGAACAAAACTATTTGATTATTGATGAAGCGACCGAACAATTCTTTCCTAGCACATTAAGTGATTTCAATTTTGCCGAATATCCTAACGTGATAAAAATAAGGAGCATTTTTAAGGGTCTTGGAATTAATGGAGTGCGTTTGGCATGTCTTATACACCACGAAAAATATAGAGATCAGATCGCTGAAGAAATGGAGGTCATGCAAGGGGCTTTGGATTATTATAGTCTAATGTTAGCGGCGGAAATGGGCAAAGACGTAAACAGATTTTCGGCGCTTCTTCGTGCAGCAAATAATCAGGTTTTGAAACTTCGCAGTAAAGTAGACTTGCAGCTGAAAGGAACAAGCTGTTCTGTATCTCCGATCGTCAACGGGTATATTGGATCTGCAGTAATTAAGTTGCGCTCGGAATTACAGAGAGGTGAATTTTTAGAATATTGTGCCCGATCCAGAATGCCAGTAATTGTTGGATCAAGTATGGGGTTTGCGAGACATAAAGGATTTGAATTTGTTCGTCTCAATTATTTTAACCGGGAACATCATCTGTTAAAGGGGCTTGAAATAATGAGTTCATTCGAAAGTCTCTGAATTTCCTAAGACTTTGGTTCAAAATTTATCCAGCCTTTGAGTGTTTTCATTAGTTGCTTATAGCGGGGTAAACTGAATTGTACGACTAAAGACAATTCGTGATGGCCAGGCAATAAAGTTTTAAGGCGAAAACTAAGAGCTTCTGACTTATTTAAGCCAGTATTTTCGATCTTAAACATCTGATTATCTCTAAGAATATTATTTTCCTTACTTCTGATTTTTCTCGTTTGCACATCTAATTTATTAAGCTCCACTTTGAATTTCGTTGTAAAAATGAACAAGATATAAGGCCATGCATCCTTTATTTTTTCCCAGTGTAAATACAGTTCATTTGGTGAATTGTGTTTTACAATCTTTCCAAAAGTTACGGGCGCTATGTCAAGTAATGGTCTGAGTTTTTCATAGTAATACTCTTTTTCAAGTGGTCCCTCGACAAGAATCCGGCAATAACCTGCTTCCTCATAATCCAGAAGCAAATCCTCAGCGGCATCCAAATACTTTTCCAGAATTCGCTCAAGCGAAAGAAAAACCCCATCTGATGTTCTTTGCAAGTCGATAAATTCGGGTTTGCTTGCAAAGGCATCCGATAATTTTGCGCTCACCTCAAACAATTGAGCTAAGGTTCTCAGTCGAACCTTGTCCTGATCAAATTGATAAAGAAGAAATTCGTGAAGCCTTTCGATGTGTAGTCTAAATCGGTTGGGGTTTTTACTCAAACCAATCCAATCATTTACAACGAATAGGCTTTCCACTTCATCACTGGGTTCCGAGATTATCGAAGGTTTGAGAAAGTAAGCCAACCTGAATTCTTCAATTCTGTTTGACGTATTTTGGAATTTGGATAACTCGCTTGTGAACTCGGTCAAATTGATTTTTTTGTCGCCTCTCTGCCTGAACACGAAAGTGCAGTTGTCGCACCTTGAAGCTTCAATACCAAAATTTCCTGTAATAGTTTCATATTCTAATCTGGAATAGCTAAAGCTACAGTCAAGTAGAATGCTTGACTCTATCATTTTATTTGAGGTTGTACATTTCGCAAACGAACAGTTGAAAAATCTGCAATCGGAAATGATCACGTTCGTGAAATCACATTCCTGAAATGTGCAGTCTCTAAAATCTGACAGGGTTATTGCAGTCTGATTAAAAGTACATTTTGAGAAGTGGCTATTGCTTAAAAGGTTGTTGTTGTGTGAGGCATGATTCAGATTGCAATTTTGAAACGTTGATCGATTAATGTGACAATCCTTTAAGTCGACATTATAAAAACTTACAGACTTGGCATTAAGGTTTTCAATACGGGATGATATAAGGTTGGTGTGATTTAAGCGATGCTTACGCGACATGTTACCTGTAATCGAACAGTTGGATACATTTTTCGCATTAAACATCACTCCGGGAATTTCTGTAAAGTTCAGTGTTACTCCATTAGGATATTCCACGAGATTTTTCCATTCTTTAGTAAGCCCCTTTTTCATTTTGATTCGATTAAGATTATTCCGCCGCAAACTAACAGTACACCAATAAAAAATCTCAGGTCAAACTTCTCATGATTGAAGAATATGCCTAGAAGCACAAGAACTATTAAGTAAGAAGATTCATATACTCCTGCGTACGCAACTCCTTTTTTCACTGTTAAAAAATACCATATACATACGTATACAACATTCAGAACGAGATATGGAATAACGTATGATTCGAAACAAGCAGATTTGAATTTTGACGTTGCGGAAATTGAACCTTCCCAGAAGTAAGCAATAGCGGTTATTATTACATAGCAAATCAGATTCAGTGCCGAGGTAACAAACAGACTTTGATATTTCTGTGTATAAAGGGAATACCAGAAGGTTATTAACGCTGTTGTCAGCGTAAACATAAGCGGTATGGCTATCCTCATCTCAGATAATATTTAGTTATCGCTCAATAAAGCGAAAGATAGCATTCTTATCCGTTTCACCATTTTTGTATTTCCGACGGTATGATTGCCTGCCACCTTTATTAATTCCAGTTATAATTTCTTCGATTTGATTATAGTGTTCGTCAGCCTCACCCAAATATTCGGGAATACTCCAAACATAAGTCGCGTGCGTTTCCAAAAGTTCCCAAATAAAATGATTGTAACCTCCGCAACTAATCAGGAAAACAAAACCAAAACTCGGTTTGAGCGTAAATCGAAGTTTGATTTCTTCGGAATGATAATTAGAAAGCAATTGCAATTGTTCACGGCTTCGCACGGCGGTTTTTTGCATCAGGATATTAAGAAGTTGAGCGTCCGTTTGCGCGAAAACATTTCCTTTTTCTTCGAAAGACAATGCTGAGAATACATCATCTGCCGTATATAATGACTTATCAACTAATTGTGGGGCGGCTTTAACAAGTTCCAAAGTGCGATATTCTTTTATCTTTTCGATCAAAGCAGGATTGATTGCTTGAATTTCGGGAGAAGTTGCTTCAACTGAAATAACATCACCACTTTCCACTTTTATAATTGCTTGAACCTCTATTCGTTTCACGCCAAGTTTGCGAGAAAACCAGTTTTTAACGGTATCATATTCTTTTCTGATGTATTCGTTATCAATTCGAAATTCAACAACAGAATAAACTTCTTTTATTCTATGTTGAAACGAAACATACCCGTCATGAAAAATGACATGAGAAAATGGAACGGAAAAATTTACATTAATGTTTTGTTGAAAAGGGGATTCGGATATAATCGCAGGATGGTTAATATCCACTGTACCAAAAACGTTTTTCGATTCATGACTAACCGGGAAAAGATGTTGATGCGGATTTATTTGTTTCCCAAAAGCTGTTCCAAATCCTGGTTCGACTTTGCCTTTGGATTTGGGCGCAGTATTTTTGGCGATGCTCGCAAAAGCTATCGTTTGATAGCTTGTTAGTAAAGGTTCCAATAAATTCCAATCTAGTCCCTCAAATATGAGCCGATCAATATTTAATTCATTTTGCTGGCTTTCGAACCGCGTATGATCTTCAAAGGAATAACTTTTCACTTCAACATAAAACGGACCGTCTACACCTAATAAATTTACAAGCCACATTATTGTTCGGTTTTCACGAAAAGCAAATACCCGTTTGGGAAGATTGGTTTTAGAATATGGAATCATAATTTCCTTATTCAGGAAAATACCCCTGTTAGTCATTTTGAACACATGCTCCATGGAAAGGAAGAAGGTAGTTAATTGGGTTAAATAACGCAAGTGCAAATTAGCTGTTTTACCAAATGATTGATGGTAATTTAAATTTTTAATTTATATACAGTATATGTTTTTCTTTACAAGAATATCACAAAAGGGGTTCTATACCTTATATTCGTTGGTTATATTGCCGATTATATGAACCAATACGAAACCCTGCTCCGAAATGTCCTTGAAAACGGGGTTAAAAAAGCTGATAGAACGGGCACGGGTACCTTAAGTACTTTCGGAAATCAAATACGGTTTGATCTCGAGGAGGGGTTTCCTTTAATTACTACGAAAAAACTTCATTTCAAATCTATTGCATATGAACTCCTTTGGTTTCTTCGGGGAGATACCAATATCAAATTCTTGCATGATAATAGCATAAGTATTTGGGACGAGTGGATGCAACCGGGAGGAGAACTTGGTCCTGTATATGGTTACCAATGGCGCTCTTGGCCTGCACCCGACGGAAGACACATTGACCAACTTAGTGGTGTTATCGAAAGCATTAAAAAAAATCCAGACTCCCGCCGATTACTCATAAGTGCATGGAATGTTGCTGATATCGAAAAGATGGCCTTACCTCCATGTCATGTACTGTTTCAGTTTTATGTAGCTGATGGACGACTTTCTTGCATGATGTATCAACGAAGTGCGGATATGTTCTTAGGTGTTCCATTCAATATTGCTTCTTATGCATTGTTGACTATGATGGTTGCTCATGTGACAGGATACAAGCCCGGTGAATTTGTTCACGCTTTGGCGGATACTCATATTTATCTTAATCACCTCGATCAGGTAAAAGAGCAGTTGGCTCGCGAGCCTCGTCCATATCCAACATTGAAACTAAATCCTGAAATAAAATCGGTTTTTGATTTCAAATATGAAGATTTGCAACTAGAAGGATATAACGCTCACCCATCAATTAAAGCCCCTATAGCTATATAGCTCGATTTATGTCAGAACCCCAAGTCATAGAAGATATACTTCAAACAAAAGCTATCCCATTCCTGAGATGGACAGGATCAAAAAAATGGCTTGTATCAAGCTGTATAGATGATTTTTTACCCGTGAATTACAATAATTATCATGAACCTTTTCTCGGTGGAGGAGCCATGTTTTTCCATTTAAATCCTTCTAAGGAAGTATATCTATACGATTTAAATGACGAATTGATCAATGTATATTCTCAATTAAGAGATAACATAGAAAATGTAATCAAACATCTGAGAACATTTGCAAATACGAAGGACGAATACTATAGAATTCGAAGTATGAAATGTCGTGCAGATCACGCAAGAGCCGCGCGATTTATTTATTTAAATCGAACTTCTTTCAACGGCATTTATCGTGTTAACCCACAAGGGAATTACAATGTTCCTTATGGCAAAAGGACTAATGTGGATATTGTAACGGAGGAAAATTTGCATCGGGTCAATTCAATTTTGCAAGGTGTAAATATTAAGCAAGGAGAATTTAGTAAGGCTTTGAATAATATTCGAGCTAATGATTTAGTTTATTTAGATCCTCCGTATACTGTTGCTCATGAAAATAATGGGTTCATAGAATATAACAGCAAATTATTTTCATGGAAAGATCAAGAGAAGCTTGCCAATATGATAAAAGAAATTGATCGTAGAGGAGCCTATTTCATTTTATCAAATGCAGCACACTTTTCAATTAGAAAATTATATCAAGGAGTTGGTAAGATAAAGTCTGTGAGTCGCTATAGTAAAGTTGGTGGAAGAAATAAAACAAGAGGTGTTTTTAATGAATTAATTATTACTAACGTTAAGAAGTAGCTTTGGAAACTCAGGAAAAAATATCGGTAATTAATATTGCAGTCATGAGTGATTTGCATTGCTACCATCCTAAAGATGACAAGTGGCCTATTGATTCATATTTGACTTCAAATAAATTAAGATCCCCATCGAAAGATCATCCGATTCAAGCATTACTTGAAATACTTCCATCGATAGTAGATTCGAAAATTGATTATTTGTTATGTCCGGGAGATGTTGCAAACAGAGCCGATCAGCAAGGTTTTATTGATGGCTGGGGGTTCGTTTTAGAAATTGGGCAAGCACTAAAAGTTGATGAAATAATTTCCACGTTAGGTAATCATGATGTTGACTCCAGACATATTGGCTCTACTGATATATATACAATAGCAAAAGGAATAAAAAAGGGATTTCCGATTAATGAAGTTAGTCTATGCAATGAATTTTGGGCTAATGGTTTCACTTTTGTGGAAAAAGAGAATGTACGTATTCTTGTTATCAATTCCGTATTTTTTCATCACACTCAAAGTGAAATAGATAAAGGCAAAGTTGATCCCACACAACTAGAGGCAATTGAAAAATATTTGTCAAACCTAAATGATGATAAATTGAAATTAGCACTTTGTCATCATCACCCACTGCCACATGAAAGATTCAAATTGGGTTCAGGCGACGTGATAGTTGGCGGGAATGAGTTAATCGATTTACTGAACAAGTATAAATTTGATTTACTTATACACGGACATAAGCATGATCCTTGGTTAAGGTATGCTCCTGGCAGTGGAAGTTCTGTTCCGATTTTTTCGGCAGGAAGCTTTTCAGCAACAACAAACCAAATATTAAATGGTAAACGAAATACTTTTCATCTGGTCACCCTTACAAAGACAGAAAATGCGTCTTACGGAAAAATAAAAACGTGGGAATACTTACCAAACATAGGTTGGAAACTTGCTGATTCAGGTGATGATGGTTTCCCCGTACACTCCGGATTTGGATTTAAGGGTAAAATAGTCGATTTGATAAATGATACGGATAGGGTAATTACAAAGGATTTTATGGATTGGGAAAAATTCATTAAAGAAGTACCAGAAGTTGAGTTCTTGACGCCAGACGAGTGTATTGAATTTCGAAATAGTCTTGAGATTCGATTTAATATAATTACTCATCCTCCGTTACCTAATCGACCAAAAATTATTGGTAAACCATATAATCCATCGCAGCCGTGACAAATATTGAAAGTTTTCATATTTCATATAATGCACGACATCTTAAACCAGAAGATGTTGCACAAACTTTTATTTCAAATTCTGATTATAAAGAGTTGGTTCAGGATAATCATACAGTATTATTAGGAGCGCGCGGTTGTGGGAAAACAACCTTAATGAAAATGTTAACGTTGCCAGCATTATACTCATGGAAGGACGAATTAGCAGAAGAATTCAGGCAAAAAATTAGTTTCTATGCTGTTTATATTTCTACAGACATTTATTGGAATGCGCAAAAAGATTCTTACAATGAACAATTGAAAAGCATGCCTAAATATGCTTTGGCTGTTTCGAAAGTTGCGGTAACTACCAACGTATTATATGCCTTATGTGAAACATTTGAAAATATTTTAAAATATAAAATTGAAAACAATGATATATCACAAGAAATTGAGTTGTCAAAAACTTTGATTGAAGGCTGGTCATTGCCTCCTACAATACCAAACATTGCAATGGTTAAAGAGTCTTTATTAAGGCGGGCAGATTTATTAAATAGACATATACAAAAGACAATATTTAATTGTGTCGATGATAGTGAAGTAAAATTAGAAAATGATTTTTTCTTTATTGATTATGACCCTGTTATTATAAATGCTATTTCAGCTTTTGAAAGAATATATAAAATAACTAATAATCCTAGGTGGGCCCTGTGTTTTGATGAATTAGAATTAGCCCCAATTTGGTTACAGGATCGATTATTTAATTCATTAAGGAGCCGAACTCAAAAGATTTTATACAAATTAAGTGCTAGTCCCATCTTGTCTATTTCTGACAATATCTCTGCGTCTCCGAATAACGATTTGAAATTGGTAAAAATGTGGCCACATGGCAAGAGAGATAAATATCAAGAATTTAGTGAAGCTATTCTGAAATCGCTTTTGTTCAAAAAATTCAATAGAGATATTGAACCTGAATTGATTTTCGGCTCCAATCCATTGTTTAGAAAAGATCATGAAAAAAAAGATTATGAAGAAGGAGGAGAAACATGGAAGCAAATTATTGACCTTGCTAAGGATGATCCTGATTTGAGAAAACTTCTCCAAGGACATCATATTAATCCTAAAAACCCCCAAGTCGGAGTTGAAAATAGGAGGAAACTAGACACTGTTTTACGTAAAATAAAACCCATTGTTTATTTCAGGAATTATTATAGCACTTATGACATAAAATCTAAAAATAGAAAAGCTCGCTCTCGCAAAGCTTCAACTTTATTTTACGGCAAGGAAGTAATTTATAGGATATGCGACGGTAATCCGAGATGGTTGATTGGGATAGTAGAGGCTATACTTACAAAATGCAACAATAATAGAATTCAAAAAATTAGTGACGCTTCACAAGCAATGGTTCTAAAAAATATAGCTGATCAATTTTATAATGTTATAAAAACTATT from Bacteroidota bacterium encodes:
- a CDS encoding tyrosine-type recombinase/integrase; protein product: MKTIHEAIKAFLFHCHYEKKLSSKTMKAYELDCKQFLNFLNQEKLAKELTLIDKHSIKSYLHHLKDVKPKTLRRKVATLKTMFNFLEFEDEILINPFRKMRIQIKEPKMLPKVMTLVEVKKILSHAQSEVGSEEYNIRSVRYKERARNQAILELMFATGMRVSEVCCLRPEDVDLKSGQIRIMGKGSRQRIIQICHEAVLHSLSKYETMFFKQARKKGCFFLNRRKSKLSEQSIRIMISKYSKKAGVEKHITPHTFRHSFATLLLEQDVDIKYIQQFLGHSSINTTQIYTHVNANKQKEILSVKHPRLLIAL
- a CDS encoding aminotransferase class I/II-fold pyridoxal phosphate-dependent enzyme, coding for MSADPSGWLDTYSCVSEDKSFPQEIQKYYSDFYSQLHHIKRDIIPLLSSWEKRELQPENLTLCHSATVGSAIALAFLIAKGIKTIILEAPFYFATFYQAETFGFKIIRVPSFLDQQFKLFIDPDLIKKNSPCAVFLTQPRTALGINQEVKDLLALSHVLGEQNYLIIDEATEQFFPSTLSDFNFAEYPNVIKIRSIFKGLGINGVRLACLIHHEKYRDQIAEEMEVMQGALDYYSLMLAAEMGKDVNRFSALLRAANNQVLKLRSKVDLQLKGTSCSVSPIVNGYIGSAVIKLRSELQRGEFLEYCARSRMPVIVGSSMGFARHKGFEFVRLNYFNREHHLLKGLEIMSSFESL
- a CDS encoding pentapeptide repeat-containing protein, translated to MKKGLTKEWKNLVEYPNGVTLNFTEIPGVMFNAKNVSNCSITGNMSRKHRLNHTNLISSRIENLNAKSVSFYNVDLKDCHINRSTFQNCNLNHASHNNNLLSNSHFSKCTFNQTAITLSDFRDCTFQECDFTNVIISDCRFFNCSFAKCTTSNKMIESSILLDCSFSYSRLEYETITGNFGIEASRCDNCTFVFRQRGDKKINLTEFTSELSKFQNTSNRIEEFRLAYFLKPSIISEPSDEVESLFVVNDWIGLSKNPNRFRLHIERLHEFLLYQFDQDKVRLRTLAQLFEVSAKLSDAFASKPEFIDLQRTSDGVFLSLERILEKYLDAAEDLLLDYEEAGYCRILVEGPLEKEYYYEKLRPLLDIAPVTFGKIVKHNSPNELYLHWEKIKDAWPYILFIFTTKFKVELNKLDVQTRKIRSKENNILRDNQMFKIENTGLNKSEALSFRLKTLLPGHHELSLVVQFSLPRYKQLMKTLKGWINFEPKS
- a CDS encoding Dam family site-specific DNA-(adenine-N6)-methyltransferase, translated to MSEPQVIEDILQTKAIPFLRWTGSKKWLVSSCIDDFLPVNYNNYHEPFLGGGAMFFHLNPSKEVYLYDLNDELINVYSQLRDNIENVIKHLRTFANTKDEYYRIRSMKCRADHARAARFIYLNRTSFNGIYRVNPQGNYNVPYGKRTNVDIVTEENLHRVNSILQGVNIKQGEFSKALNNIRANDLVYLDPPYTVAHENNGFIEYNSKLFSWKDQEKLANMIKEIDRRGAYFILSNAAHFSIRKLYQGVGKIKSVSRYSKVGGRNKTRGVFNELIITNVKK
- a CDS encoding thymidylate synthase, with amino-acid sequence MNQYETLLRNVLENGVKKADRTGTGTLSTFGNQIRFDLEEGFPLITTKKLHFKSIAYELLWFLRGDTNIKFLHDNSISIWDEWMQPGGELGPVYGYQWRSWPAPDGRHIDQLSGVIESIKKNPDSRRLLISAWNVADIEKMALPPCHVLFQFYVADGRLSCMMYQRSADMFLGVPFNIASYALLTMMVAHVTGYKPGEFVHALADTHIYLNHLDQVKEQLAREPRPYPTLKLNPEIKSVFDFKYEDLQLEGYNAHPSIKAPIAI
- a CDS encoding metallophosphoesterase, translated to METQEKISVINIAVMSDLHCYHPKDDKWPIDSYLTSNKLRSPSKDHPIQALLEILPSIVDSKIDYLLCPGDVANRADQQGFIDGWGFVLEIGQALKVDEIISTLGNHDVDSRHIGSTDIYTIAKGIKKGFPINEVSLCNEFWANGFTFVEKENVRILVINSVFFHHTQSEIDKGKVDPTQLEAIEKYLSNLNDDKLKLALCHHHPLPHERFKLGSGDVIVGGNELIDLLNKYKFDLLIHGHKHDPWLRYAPGSGSSVPIFSAGSFSATTNQILNGKRNTFHLVTLTKTENASYGKIKTWEYLPNIGWKLADSGDDGFPVHSGFGFKGKIVDLINDTDRVITKDFMDWEKFIKEVPEVEFLTPDECIEFRNSLEIRFNIITHPPLPNRPKIIGKPYNPSQP